The Microcoleus sp. FACHB-68 genome includes a region encoding these proteins:
- a CDS encoding S-layer homology domain-containing protein, with the protein MSSQTSHAQPATPEPPALLDEEIVSPAQPAASISLQNSLIASQPASFAEAVKKVTSFKPVISNSRLLKQELPQVFATSRAELLMPALTAPQVAQTPELLAQDLTFSDVRDHWAQSFIEILAAQDIIRGFPDGTFRPEAPVTRAQFAALIRTAFARNSVRSPIQFTDVPATYWAYDAIQEAYSIGFLEGYPNNVFAPDQNIPRVEVLVSLANGLNLAKTGETTTILTGSFQDASSIPNYAQNSIAVATENQLIVNYPNVQNLNPNQVATRADAAAFIYQALVSNGAVPQLSVSDRASQYIVGYEPPQTPPPPIASSSGGEAPNLTPQPIVPGREQFVPERIPLRPVPQTSQRQRLLASPGTTSVTPSAYGKSWRSVGVGAGFQARTRFTDESDGGIAVGFGLGNAQKAVGLDVGVAIFNLSDSFGDRGGVSFKLHRALPDDFAVAIGWQNAIVWGLTDAGSSVYGVASKMFRLQDSTEKPFSRLYLSAGIGNGQFRSEFDINDNSDTIGVFGSVAVRVAQPVNAIAEWTGQDLTLGVSFVPFQNVPLVITPAVTDVTNNAGDGARFILGIGYGFYFK; encoded by the coding sequence GTGAGTTCTCAAACCAGCCACGCACAGCCGGCAACCCCTGAACCACCTGCTTTGCTTGATGAAGAGATTGTTTCGCCAGCGCAACCGGCAGCCTCTATTTCATTACAAAATTCACTCATTGCTTCTCAACCGGCATCTTTTGCAGAAGCAGTCAAAAAAGTCACTTCTTTTAAGCCGGTTATTTCTAACTCCCGCCTTTTGAAGCAGGAGTTGCCGCAAGTCTTTGCAACCAGTCGCGCTGAGTTATTGATGCCGGCACTCACTGCCCCACAAGTTGCTCAAACACCGGAGTTGTTGGCGCAAGATTTGACATTTTCAGATGTGCGGGATCACTGGGCACAAAGTTTTATCGAAATCCTTGCCGCTCAGGATATCATTCGCGGGTTTCCTGATGGTACATTTCGCCCTGAAGCGCCGGTGACGCGGGCGCAGTTTGCTGCACTGATCCGAACAGCTTTTGCTAGAAATTCGGTTCGTAGCCCGATTCAATTTACCGATGTGCCGGCGACTTATTGGGCTTATGATGCAATTCAGGAAGCCTACAGCATTGGATTTTTAGAAGGCTACCCCAATAATGTGTTTGCGCCGGATCAAAATATTCCTCGCGTTGAAGTATTAGTCTCGCTAGCAAATGGATTGAATCTAGCAAAAACGGGTGAGACAACAACAATTTTAACCGGCTCGTTTCAAGATGCTTCTAGTATTCCAAACTACGCCCAAAATAGTATCGCCGTTGCCACAGAAAATCAACTAATTGTCAATTACCCTAATGTGCAAAATCTCAACCCCAATCAAGTTGCCACACGGGCGGATGCAGCAGCTTTTATTTATCAAGCATTGGTAAGCAACGGCGCAGTTCCGCAACTGAGCGTTTCTGACAGGGCATCTCAGTATATTGTGGGTTACGAACCCCCACAAACGCCGCCTCCGCCCATCGCCTCTAGCAGTGGCGGTGAAGCGCCGAATTTAACACCACAGCCAATTGTACCGGGACGAGAACAATTTGTACCAGAAAGAATACCCCTTCGTCCAGTTCCCCAAACTTCGCAGCGACAGCGATTACTAGCATCTCCTGGGACAACTTCTGTTACCCCATCTGCTTATGGCAAATCTTGGAGAAGCGTTGGTGTTGGTGCCGGTTTTCAGGCGCGAACTCGGTTTACAGATGAATCTGATGGGGGAATTGCTGTTGGGTTCGGATTAGGGAACGCTCAAAAAGCGGTAGGTTTGGATGTTGGGGTTGCTATTTTTAATCTTTCAGATAGTTTTGGGGATCGCGGAGGCGTAAGTTTCAAATTGCACCGTGCCCTTCCCGATGATTTTGCGGTGGCAATTGGGTGGCAAAATGCGATTGTTTGGGGTTTGACGGATGCCGGCAGCAGTGTTTATGGTGTCGCTAGTAAAATGTTTCGTCTTCAAGATAGTACGGAAAAACCCTTTAGCCGGCTATATCTTTCTGCGGGTATCGGGAATGGGCAATTTCGCTCTGAGTTTGATATTAATGACAATAGCGATACAATCGGTGTGTTCGGCAGTGTTGCAGTGCGAGTGGCTCAGCCGGTGAATGCAATTGCTGAGTGGACGGGGCAGGATTTAACCCTAGGCGTTTCTTTTGTTCCGTTCCAGAACGTGCCTTTAGTCATTACGCCGGCAGTTACGGATGTTACGAACAATGCCGGTGATGGGGCGAGATTTATCCTCGGTATCGGTTATGGATTTTATTTTAAATAG
- a CDS encoding glycoside hydrolase family protein yields the protein MTRLKRIIAGSAAAAGLVFLLSHWPGDRWPQSGFDYVVKPQPLAMRGGDPYVRALMRTISASESNVSRPYSVLYGGEDAGDLSDHPDRCVRIVNGPNVNNCTTAAGRYQMLTTTWHEMAQRYHPDPSQFLFWHSYSFEPEFQDAVVYAWLSDFEAWGTDIPELLRQGRLQEVLKLLSGTWTSLGYGIEDNSMTGSLPAVYQEMLQEELRTAS from the coding sequence GTGACCAGACTCAAGCGTATTATTGCCGGCAGTGCCGCTGCTGCCGGTTTGGTTTTTTTGCTATCGCACTGGCCGGGGGATCGGTGGCCGCAATCGGGTTTTGACTATGTTGTTAAGCCCCAACCGCTGGCAATGCGCGGCGGCGATCCCTATGTGCGGGCGCTGATGCGAACGATCTCGGCCAGTGAGTCTAATGTTTCCAGACCTTATTCTGTTCTGTATGGCGGCGAGGATGCAGGTGATTTGAGCGATCATCCTGACCGCTGTGTGAGGATTGTCAATGGCCCGAATGTGAATAATTGCACCACGGCTGCCGGTCGCTATCAGATGCTGACAACGACGTGGCATGAAATGGCACAACGCTACCATCCTGATCCGTCGCAGTTTTTGTTTTGGCACTCCTACAGTTTTGAGCCAGAGTTTCAAGATGCGGTGGTTTACGCTTGGCTGAGTGACTTTGAGGCTTGGGGAACGGACATTCCCGAACTGCTGCGCCAAGGAAGATTACAAGAGGTGTTGAAATTGCTTTCTGGCACTTGGACGAGTTTGGGCTACGGAATCGAAGACAATTCGATGACCGGCTCTTTACCGGCAGTTTATCAAGAAATGTTGCAAGAGGAGCTGCGGACGGCAAGCTGA
- a CDS encoding SDR family oxidoreductase, whose protein sequence is MKAFVAGATGQTGRRIVKELVKRQIPVRALVRNVEAAREILPAEVEFVTGDVLNADSLSAAIGDSTVVLCATGASPGFDPTGPYKVDFEGTKNLVDLAKTKGIQHFVLVSSLCTSQFFHPLNLFWLILVWKKRAEEYIQSSGLTYTIVRPGGLQNEDNDLPVKMSSADTQFDGRIPRTKVAQVCVEALFQPASRNKIVEIVAAAEAPEKSFEQLFASVA, encoded by the coding sequence ATGAAAGCATTTGTAGCAGGAGCTACCGGCCAAACAGGTCGCCGGATCGTCAAAGAGCTAGTCAAACGCCAAATTCCCGTCCGGGCTTTGGTTCGGAATGTAGAGGCTGCTAGAGAAATTTTGCCGGCAGAGGTGGAATTCGTGACTGGGGATGTTCTGAACGCAGACAGCCTCAGCGCTGCGATTGGCGACAGTACGGTCGTGTTGTGTGCCACCGGCGCAAGTCCTGGTTTCGATCCCACCGGCCCTTACAAGGTGGACTTTGAAGGTACGAAAAATCTAGTGGATCTTGCTAAAACAAAGGGAATCCAGCATTTTGTTTTGGTGTCTTCCCTCTGTACCTCCCAGTTTTTCCATCCGCTGAATTTGTTTTGGCTAATTTTGGTGTGGAAAAAACGCGCGGAAGAGTATATCCAGAGTAGTGGGCTGACTTACACAATTGTGCGGCCTGGTGGTCTTCAGAATGAGGATAATGATTTGCCGGTGAAGATGTCTTCAGCGGATACCCAGTTTGATGGCAGAATTCCCCGGACAAAGGTGGCGCAGGTGTGTGTTGAAGCGTTGTTTCAACCGGCATCCCGTAATAAAATTGTAGAAATCGTTGCAGCAGCAGAGGCTCCTGAGAAATCCTTTGAGCAGCTATTTGCCAGCGTTGCTTGA
- a CDS encoding DUF1997 domain-containing protein, producing the protein MQSQASQPQMFQAPDAILAPASIAVSEQSEATSAEAAEPIWFRTRFVGSMVMYAGAQTVANYFDAHQDWFRRCAHPMKADPIGESGYALTVGRFGALGYQVEPKVGLDLLPQQDGVYLIKTIPVPNYTPPGYEVDFQAAQTFVEVPADLSDATQGQAGKLSTAMTRVEWKLDLAVGVCLPKFIRALPQSTIQNNGDRLLAQIVKQVSRCLTHKVQEDFHASLGKPALEFFKKQSSQKRNVATCEQCH; encoded by the coding sequence ATGCAGTCGCAAGCCAGTCAACCTCAAATGTTTCAAGCTCCCGATGCCATTTTAGCTCCAGCCTCCATCGCAGTTAGCGAGCAATCAGAAGCCACTTCAGCGGAAGCGGCGGAACCGATCTGGTTTCGTACACGCTTTGTTGGCAGCATGGTCATGTATGCCGGCGCTCAAACCGTTGCCAACTATTTTGACGCCCACCAAGATTGGTTTCGCCGGTGCGCTCATCCGATGAAAGCAGATCCCATTGGAGAGAGCGGTTATGCTTTGACAGTCGGGCGATTTGGGGCGCTTGGCTATCAGGTAGAGCCGAAAGTGGGTCTTGACTTGTTACCGCAGCAAGACGGCGTTTACCTGATCAAGACGATCCCTGTGCCGAATTATACCCCTCCAGGCTATGAAGTTGACTTTCAAGCCGCCCAAACGTTCGTAGAAGTCCCCGCCGATCTTTCCGATGCCACACAAGGACAAGCCGGCAAACTCAGCACTGCCATGACTCGCGTGGAGTGGAAGTTAGACTTAGCCGTTGGCGTGTGCTTGCCCAAGTTTATCCGGGCGTTGCCCCAGTCCACGATTCAAAATAATGGGGATCGGTTGTTAGCCCAAATCGTTAAACAAGTGTCCCGCTGCTTAACCCATAAAGTGCAGGAAGATTTTCACGCGTCTTTAGGCAAGCCGGCGTTGGAATTCTTTAAGAAACAATCTTCTCAGAAGCGGAATGTGGCCACTTGCGAACAGTGTCATTAG
- a CDS encoding DUF4079 domain-containing protein translates to MSLEIPAEVKVWSQFIHPIVMWVLFAASLYALYLGVLVRRTRNADGEKKKELIKGKFNVKHYQVGSLLLGAMVVTTLIGMGVTYINNGKLFVGPHLLAGLGMTGLIAVAASLSPYMQKGQNWARYTHIVLNLALLGLFGWQAVTGMDIVQRIISKM, encoded by the coding sequence ATGAGCTTGGAAATCCCGGCAGAAGTTAAAGTTTGGAGCCAATTTATCCACCCCATCGTGATGTGGGTGCTGTTCGCGGCTTCTCTTTACGCCCTGTATTTGGGTGTGCTAGTCCGGCGCACTCGCAACGCAGACGGTGAGAAAAAGAAAGAGCTAATTAAAGGTAAGTTCAATGTCAAGCACTACCAAGTCGGTTCGTTGCTCTTAGGGGCGATGGTTGTCACCACACTAATTGGCATGGGCGTGACTTATATCAATAACGGTAAGCTGTTTGTCGGGCCTCACTTACTGGCCGGTTTGGGCATGACAGGACTCATTGCCGTTGCTGCGTCCCTGTCGCCTTATATGCAAAAAGGACAAAATTGGGCGCGATACACCCACATCGTTCTGAATTTAGCGCTGCTGGGTTTGTTTGGGTGGCAGGCTGTAACCGGCATGGATATTGTTCAAAGGATTATCAGCAAAATGTAA
- a CDS encoding hemerythrin domain-containing protein, whose protein sequence is MATTIDDTKRLAIGERLADLLAFQKFVISNDQKLLADCPYEDIRERLQNMLEDDQKNLGIVETVIVQYGIQSESNDATKKFLQQFEQMMAGEGLSYYQRLIQHELLKHGQAMSGIVIHKAAQVVGADIEVAIGPLNTVNFEGRAHQEQLKGMLELVGVREMTGKDPDQGLWARVQDAIAAFSGVAGSVMTQNTDKEDMNIQTLIRLDHNKVNTIFTEIGATKDPQKLQEYFAQLYKDLLAHAQAEEEIVYPRVRSFYGDDNTQELFDEQKEMKRMLDEIKSIDTASADEFRSKVKQLMEAVGDHIRQEESTMFAAIDKNCNDSQKEQMATEFKAAKKKIQEEMAASMK, encoded by the coding sequence ATGGCTACAACGATAGATGATACAAAGCGGCTGGCAATTGGCGAAAGATTGGCAGACCTCTTAGCATTTCAAAAATTTGTGATCTCTAACGATCAAAAACTATTGGCGGACTGCCCTTACGAAGATATTCGTGAACGTCTCCAAAATATGCTTGAGGATGACCAAAAAAACCTAGGCATTGTAGAGACTGTAATCGTTCAATACGGCATCCAGTCTGAGTCGAATGATGCAACCAAGAAATTTCTTCAGCAGTTTGAGCAGATGATGGCCGGCGAGGGGTTGTCTTACTACCAGCGGCTGATTCAGCATGAACTGCTCAAACATGGTCAAGCCATGAGTGGAATCGTTATCCACAAAGCCGCGCAGGTAGTGGGGGCTGATATTGAAGTCGCAATTGGGCCTTTAAATACCGTCAATTTTGAGGGTCGCGCTCATCAAGAACAACTCAAAGGAATGCTTGAATTGGTGGGTGTCCGCGAAATGACCGGCAAAGATCCAGATCAAGGACTCTGGGCGCGGGTGCAAGACGCGATCGCTGCATTTTCAGGTGTTGCCGGCAGCGTCATGACCCAAAATACTGACAAAGAGGATATGAATATCCAGACCCTTATCCGTCTGGATCACAATAAGGTGAATACTATCTTCACCGAAATTGGAGCGACGAAAGATCCTCAAAAGCTCCAAGAGTATTTCGCACAACTCTACAAAGATTTGTTAGCACACGCTCAAGCTGAAGAAGAAATCGTCTATCCAAGAGTTCGCTCCTTCTATGGCGACGATAATACTCAAGAGCTATTCGATGAGCAAAAAGAAATGAAGCGGATGCTAGACGAAATCAAGTCTATTGATACCGCTTCAGCCGACGAATTCCGCTCAAAAGTAAAACAGCTCATGGAGGCTGTTGGCGATCACATTCGTCAGGAAGAAAGCACGATGTTCGCAGCAATCGATAAAAATTGCAACGACTCGCAAAAAGAGCAAATGGCAACTGAATTCAAGGCCGCTAAAAAGAAAATTCAGGAAGAAATGGCAGCCTCTATGAAATAA
- a CDS encoding cupin domain-containing protein codes for MPQLIEQPVRIEAAGNKPKLIDEYIGRVNTETEALSIALMRSPSGWVEPGQRPEFDEFTIVLKGTLSVEFEGGKMEVRAGQAVITKKGEWVRYSTPTEEGAEYIAVCLPAFSPDTVCRDSI; via the coding sequence ATGCCACAACTCATTGAACAACCAGTCCGTATTGAAGCAGCCGGTAACAAACCCAAACTGATTGACGAGTACATCGGTCGGGTTAACACTGAAACCGAAGCACTTAGCATCGCTCTCATGCGTTCTCCGAGCGGGTGGGTTGAACCGGGGCAACGCCCGGAGTTTGATGAATTTACTATAGTTCTTAAAGGCACGCTTAGCGTCGAGTTTGAAGGCGGAAAAATGGAGGTGCGTGCAGGACAGGCTGTGATTACGAAAAAAGGAGAGTGGGTGCGTTACAGCACACCGACTGAAGAAGGAGCAGAATACATTGCTGTTTGCCTGCCGGCATTTTCGCCCGATACTGTCTGTCGGGATTCAATTTAA
- the phaE gene encoding class III poly(R)-hydroxyalkanoic acid synthase subunit PhaE, which yields MNSSDVKTTPDQAELWQIYLKGMQKLAQLWAESIEESLKIAGKTMVGEHSAFLEITELYWSIYEKTFGSALQSPNFGYSREFNNKLLKGFDAWIQFTKATFDYQGELVEVWMKAFEELMRELASSEETGKTVQNWQQLLQVWSRVFDRVFAQKFGSEDAVALQGKFLNAAMSYKFQQQQLMEVFLKMYNLPTRSEVDEIHRNIYELRKEIKSLNKALGESQAKG from the coding sequence ATGAATAGCTCAGATGTAAAGACGACTCCAGATCAGGCCGAGTTGTGGCAAATTTACCTGAAGGGAATGCAAAAATTAGCTCAGCTTTGGGCAGAATCAATAGAGGAATCATTAAAGATTGCCGGCAAAACGATGGTTGGCGAACACTCAGCATTTCTCGAAATAACTGAACTCTATTGGAGCATCTATGAAAAAACCTTTGGCAGCGCTCTGCAAAGCCCAAACTTCGGGTACAGCCGTGAGTTTAACAACAAACTGCTAAAGGGTTTTGATGCTTGGATACAATTTACTAAGGCAACTTTTGATTATCAAGGGGAGCTGGTTGAGGTTTGGATGAAAGCCTTTGAGGAGTTGATGCGGGAATTAGCATCTTCCGAGGAAACGGGTAAAACCGTTCAAAACTGGCAGCAGCTTTTGCAAGTCTGGAGTCGCGTATTTGACCGAGTATTTGCACAGAAATTTGGTTCAGAAGATGCTGTTGCACTCCAGGGGAAGTTCTTAAACGCAGCCATGAGCTATAAATTCCAGCAGCAACAGCTCATGGAAGTATTTTTGAAAATGTATAACTTGCCGACTCGAAGCGAAGTAGACGAGATTCATCGCAACATTTATGAGTTGCGTAAGGAAATTAAAAGCCTTAACAAAGCTTTGGGAGAATCCCAGGCTAAAGGTTGA